The proteins below come from a single Corynebacterium cystitidis genomic window:
- a CDS encoding DUF2516 family protein — protein sequence MFEPVSTITLISRLPRLVEMLLFAIVGISAVVGAFMVANTRPDAFDAANRQSKTMWILILAGSAFSCLLSLPLLAWIGAIATGVYYFDVRPHIQRILRGDFGY from the coding sequence ATGTTTGAGCCCGTCAGTACAATCACTTTGATCAGCAGACTGCCACGTCTTGTGGAGATGCTGCTTTTCGCGATCGTCGGCATTTCCGCCGTGGTCGGCGCATTCATGGTGGCTAATACTCGCCCTGATGCGTTTGATGCTGCCAACCGCCAGTCGAAAACCATGTGGATCCTGATTCTCGCAGGCAGCGCCTTTTCTTGTCTGTTGAGTTTGCCTCTTTTGGCGTGGATCGGTGCGATTGCCACGGGCGTGTACTACTTCGACGTGCGCCCGCACATCCAGCGGATTCTGCGCGGGGATTTCGGCTATTAG
- a CDS encoding class I SAM-dependent methyltransferase, with protein sequence MADHAHNLRAPTGAGDGRPFGVITRGTTGFNRLRRSDRWSFYHPQISALLRGTPAPLAVDVGYGASFTTTVEWARWLRKLNPTVEVVGLEIDPERVLPPRDGVRFELGGFELAGYRPHYVRAFNVLRQYDVDQVDMVWAEVCSRLAPGGLFLEGTCDEIGRRAAWILLNAAGPRSLTLAWAPFAVDRPSDVAERLPKKLIHLNRPGEKIFDLLQAADKAWDRAAGWESYGPRVRWRQARKLLTAEGIPLLPQRRAIRDNILSVDWAFVAP encoded by the coding sequence ATGGCCGACCACGCCCACAATTTGCGTGCACCCACTGGTGCCGGGGATGGTCGGCCTTTTGGCGTTATTACCCGGGGCACAACTGGGTTCAACCGTCTGCGCCGTTCCGACCGGTGGTCGTTCTACCACCCCCAGATTTCCGCTCTTCTGCGTGGCACGCCAGCCCCGCTTGCGGTGGACGTGGGCTACGGAGCGAGCTTTACGACGACTGTCGAGTGGGCACGCTGGTTAAGAAAGCTCAACCCCACAGTAGAGGTGGTGGGACTTGAGATCGACCCGGAACGCGTACTTCCACCGCGTGACGGGGTGCGTTTTGAGCTTGGCGGCTTCGAGCTGGCCGGCTACCGGCCCCACTACGTGCGCGCTTTTAACGTGCTACGCCAGTACGACGTGGACCAAGTCGATATGGTGTGGGCCGAAGTGTGCTCTCGCCTGGCACCTGGTGGTTTATTTTTGGAGGGCACGTGCGATGAGATTGGGCGACGCGCCGCCTGGATACTTCTTAACGCTGCTGGTCCTCGCTCATTGACATTGGCGTGGGCTCCGTTCGCTGTGGACCGCCCCAGTGATGTGGCCGAGCGCCTGCCCAAAAAGCTCATCCATTTGAATCGGCCCGGCGAGAAGATTTTCGATCTGTTGCAGGCTGCCGATAAGGCGTGGGACCGTGCTGCAGGCTGGGAATCGTATGGGCCACGCGTTCGTTGGAGGCAGGCGCGGAAGCTACTCACCGCTGAAGGAATCCCGCTTCTTCCCCAGAGGCGTGCGATTCGCGATAATATTTTGTCTGTTGATTGGGCATTCGTAGCCCCGTGA
- a CDS encoding ABC transporter substrate-binding protein, with protein sequence MSIRFNRRTAGTIAATTIAALSLVACSGEESSGGSSDGGASAVEDGTEEARGPITFAMGANDTDKLVPIIEAWNAEHPDEEVTLKELPGEADAQRETLIQSLQAGNSDYDVMALDVVWTGEFAANQYLAPLEGALEVDTSALLDATVESATYNGTLYALPQNTNGQLLFRNTEFIPEEPANFQELIDSCQELNDEVGCLTTQLSQYEGLTVNTAGFMEGWGGSILDEDDQEVTVDSEGSKAGLQALVDAYADGVITEESTAATEEETNLAFVEGRTAYAINWPYMYTNAEGEASDVAGNVEVSPLVGKDGVGVSTLGGYNNGININSENKATARDFIEFIISEDNQMSFAEASFPPVLASVYDDETLVEQFPYLPALKVSLENAAPRPVSPFYTEISKAIQDNAYAALTDGKSVDDATADMKAAIQNAAG encoded by the coding sequence ATGTCGATACGCTTCAACCGACGCACCGCCGGCACCATCGCAGCCACCACGATCGCCGCACTCAGCCTGGTAGCTTGCTCCGGCGAAGAGTCCTCCGGTGGTTCCTCCGACGGTGGTGCTTCCGCAGTCGAAGACGGCACCGAGGAAGCACGCGGCCCCATCACGTTTGCCATGGGCGCTAACGACACCGACAAGCTCGTCCCCATCATCGAAGCATGGAACGCCGAGCACCCCGACGAGGAAGTCACCCTCAAAGAGCTCCCCGGCGAGGCCGACGCACAGCGCGAAACCCTGATCCAGTCGCTGCAGGCCGGCAACTCCGACTACGACGTGATGGCGCTCGACGTTGTCTGGACCGGCGAGTTCGCCGCCAACCAGTACCTTGCACCACTCGAGGGCGCACTTGAAGTAGACACCTCCGCCCTGCTCGATGCCACTGTGGAATCCGCAACCTACAACGGCACCCTCTACGCACTGCCGCAGAACACCAACGGCCAGCTACTGTTCCGCAACACCGAGTTCATCCCAGAAGAACCCGCCAACTTCCAGGAACTGATCGATTCGTGCCAGGAGCTTAACGACGAGGTTGGTTGCCTGACCACCCAGCTATCGCAGTACGAAGGCCTGACTGTGAACACCGCCGGCTTCATGGAGGGCTGGGGTGGCTCCATCCTCGACGAAGACGACCAAGAAGTCACCGTTGATTCTGAGGGATCCAAGGCAGGCCTACAGGCGCTTGTCGACGCTTACGCGGACGGCGTGATCACCGAAGAATCCACCGCGGCCACCGAGGAAGAGACCAATCTCGCATTCGTCGAAGGTCGCACCGCCTACGCCATCAACTGGCCGTACATGTACACAAATGCTGAAGGTGAAGCCTCCGATGTCGCCGGCAACGTCGAGGTCTCCCCACTCGTGGGCAAAGACGGCGTGGGCGTATCTACCCTGGGTGGCTACAACAACGGCATCAACATCAACTCCGAAAACAAAGCGACCGCGCGTGACTTCATCGAGTTCATCATCAGCGAAGACAACCAGATGAGCTTCGCCGAAGCATCCTTCCCACCTGTCCTGGCTTCCGTCTACGACGACGAGACCCTGGTTGAGCAGTTCCCCTACCTGCCTGCGCTCAAGGTCTCTTTGGAGAATGCGGCACCTCGCCCAGTCTCCCCGTTCTACACCGAGATCTCCAAAGCAATCCAAGACAACGCGTACGCAGCACTGACCGACGGCAAAAGCGTCGACGACGCAACCGCGGACATGAAGGCTGCGATCCAGAACGCTGCCGGATAA
- a CDS encoding LmeA family phospholipid-binding protein, with protein sequence MSKSSTSTVWKVILAVLVGILILVLVVEIGLRWFISSQLRSQFEEAAPDTAVVQEEPTVSFGPYPLVVSPLMGNIPSIEMTTPSTLQLDQEPITGSPAAQIEIEDLSMSHDPVAGRLLITTELPDDYVEEILHRELNKALDSGEADSEVTGILTELISITDVTSNPAENTFDVVFTDGVLSLELQPVMVDDQLTFEAASVSLFSFELPSRVTEMVTGMLAEAFQQEVTSELSIQEFTVIPDGFRITATGENVNFNELAGQVSSSS encoded by the coding sequence ATGAGTAAATCGTCGACTTCCACCGTCTGGAAAGTAATTCTTGCAGTTTTGGTGGGCATCCTGATCCTCGTCCTTGTCGTAGAGATTGGGCTCCGCTGGTTCATCTCTAGCCAGTTGCGCTCCCAATTCGAAGAAGCAGCGCCAGACACTGCAGTGGTCCAGGAGGAACCGACGGTGTCTTTCGGCCCCTACCCGCTGGTGGTTAGCCCGCTGATGGGCAATATTCCGTCGATAGAGATGACCACCCCATCAACCCTGCAACTGGACCAGGAGCCAATTACAGGTTCTCCGGCGGCCCAGATCGAGATAGAAGACCTGTCGATGTCTCATGACCCGGTGGCTGGCCGGCTGCTGATCACAACGGAGCTTCCCGACGACTACGTTGAGGAAATCCTGCACAGGGAATTGAACAAGGCCCTGGACTCTGGCGAGGCCGACAGTGAAGTCACGGGGATCTTGACCGAACTTATCTCGATTACTGACGTGACCTCCAACCCCGCCGAAAACACGTTTGACGTGGTTTTTACTGACGGTGTTTTGTCGCTGGAGTTACAGCCGGTCATGGTTGATGATCAGCTCACGTTCGAAGCGGCTTCGGTGTCACTGTTCTCGTTTGAACTGCCTTCTCGTGTAACCGAAATGGTCACTGGCATGCTCGCCGAGGCATTCCAGCAAGAAGTAACCTCGGAACTTAGTATCCAGGAATTCACTGTGATTCCCGATGGTTTCCGTATCACAGCCACCGGCGAGAACGTGAACTTTAATGAGCTTGCAGGCCAGGTTTCAAGCAGTTCCTAG
- a CDS encoding CGLAU_01105 family protein — MTESNDNHSYEANTSANNESPREEDDSVLDQVKDAVSRARESFGQASATFAGDAENIVRDLAGSVSRAAQGAKDSNRVDELITQVRSAFDQAVDQVRERANSTGDDSTKAESEGIIADMRTRLEGLIGRVSDGFSDGHSAAGAAGAASRDADGVADEAADIIDGEVVDTHDTPDTDGPANSPKEDSH; from the coding sequence ATGACTGAGTCGAATGACAATCACTCTTATGAAGCCAACACTTCTGCGAACAATGAGTCCCCGCGCGAGGAGGATGACAGCGTGTTGGATCAGGTAAAGGATGCAGTAAGTCGCGCTCGCGAATCGTTTGGACAGGCTTCGGCTACGTTTGCTGGTGATGCGGAAAACATTGTCCGCGATCTGGCCGGTTCGGTGTCTCGCGCTGCGCAGGGCGCGAAGGATTCCAATCGTGTCGACGAGCTGATAACCCAGGTGCGATCCGCTTTTGACCAGGCTGTGGACCAGGTTCGCGAGCGTGCTAATTCTACCGGTGATGACTCCACGAAGGCGGAGAGCGAAGGCATTATTGCCGATATGCGCACTCGCCTTGAGGGGCTAATCGGGCGCGTGTCCGATGGGTTCAGCGATGGTCACAGTGCTGCAGGTGCTGCAGGTGCTGCTTCGCGGGACGCTGATGGTGTTGCGGACGAGGCAGCGGATATCATTGACGGCGAAGTCGTTGACACACATGACACACCCGACACAGATGGCCCAGCCAACAGCCCGAAGGAAGATAGTCACTAA
- a CDS encoding sulfite exporter TauE/SafE family protein: MDALTTPLLFTMAMLAGIINSAIGSGSLLTLPVLLSLGVPPGVAVRTNTIGMTVTSIGSVLGYRKEIARELPHLTPITLFTILGATSGSILLLLSPSEALDFVIPILIVVALLMVIFQPRLARWANKDKTVQEHGPVGNAYRRPSIIAPMSLASVYGGYFTAAQGILYMAILGVGTGRSFKDVNPVKNYLSLFVNVTAAAVYIIAYFMGAQVLWGYVLVIAAGGLIGGFLGSSIAKRLPNGVFRLLIVVVALVALVRQLL; the protein is encoded by the coding sequence ATGGACGCCCTTACCACTCCCCTCCTGTTCACCATGGCGATGCTTGCCGGAATCATCAATTCGGCTATCGGCTCCGGTTCACTGCTGACCCTTCCGGTGCTGCTCAGCCTCGGTGTACCACCCGGGGTTGCGGTGCGCACCAACACCATCGGCATGACTGTCACCTCCATCGGCTCGGTGTTGGGCTACCGCAAGGAAATTGCCCGCGAGCTTCCGCACCTGACCCCGATCACGCTATTCACCATCCTTGGCGCCACGTCGGGTTCGATTCTGCTGCTGCTTTCACCTTCGGAAGCCCTCGACTTTGTCATCCCGATCCTCATCGTGGTGGCCCTGCTCATGGTGATATTCCAGCCCCGGCTGGCACGGTGGGCGAATAAAGACAAAACGGTGCAGGAACATGGGCCGGTGGGCAACGCTTATCGACGCCCCTCCATCATCGCCCCCATGTCACTCGCGTCTGTGTACGGCGGGTATTTCACCGCCGCCCAAGGCATTCTCTACATGGCGATTTTGGGTGTGGGAACAGGGCGCAGCTTTAAAGACGTCAACCCAGTAAAAAACTATCTCTCGCTATTTGTCAACGTCACCGCCGCAGCCGTATACATCATCGCCTATTTCATGGGAGCACAGGTGCTATGGGGTTATGTGCTGGTTATTGCCGCTGGCGGGCTGATCGGAGGTTTCTTGGGTTCAAGCATTGCCAAACGCCTTCCCAACGGGGTTTTCCGTCTCCTCATCGTAGTCGTCGCGCTGGTGGCACTAGTGCGGCAGCTGCTGTGA
- a CDS encoding carbohydrate ABC transporter permease yields the protein MKAKRRATILHYIGVAFILIWGLAPFYWMLVVALRDSAFTFDTTPWPTHVTLDNFRDALATDKGNNFGRAILNSLIISVATTLIAVIVGVGAGYALARLNFPGKTLITGIVLAASMFPGIALVTPLFQLFSNIGWIGTYQAMIVPNISFALPLTVYTLISFFRQLPWELEEAARVDGASRAQAFRLVMLPLAAPALFTTAILAFIAAWNEYMLAQQLSTTATEPVTVAIARFAGPSAFEYPYAATMAAGALVTVPLILMVLAFQRRIVSGLTAGGVKG from the coding sequence ATGAAAGCGAAACGCAGAGCCACCATCCTGCACTACATCGGAGTCGCCTTCATCCTGATCTGGGGGCTGGCACCGTTTTACTGGATGCTTGTGGTCGCATTACGCGACTCAGCATTCACCTTCGACACCACCCCCTGGCCCACCCACGTCACACTAGACAACTTCCGCGACGCCCTCGCCACCGACAAAGGCAACAACTTCGGCCGAGCAATCCTGAACTCGCTGATCATCTCGGTAGCCACCACACTGATCGCCGTGATCGTCGGCGTTGGCGCAGGCTACGCCCTGGCGCGGCTGAACTTCCCCGGCAAAACGCTGATCACCGGTATCGTGCTGGCAGCATCCATGTTCCCGGGCATCGCGCTGGTCACCCCACTATTCCAACTATTTTCCAATATCGGGTGGATTGGCACCTACCAGGCCATGATCGTGCCCAACATTTCCTTCGCACTGCCTCTGACGGTCTACACGCTCATTTCGTTTTTCCGGCAGCTGCCGTGGGAGTTGGAGGAGGCCGCGCGTGTCGACGGCGCCTCCCGCGCCCAAGCGTTCCGTTTAGTCATGCTGCCCCTCGCCGCACCAGCACTGTTTACCACGGCGATCCTGGCGTTTATCGCCGCCTGGAACGAGTACATGCTGGCCCAGCAGCTATCCACCACCGCCACCGAGCCTGTCACCGTGGCGATCGCCCGCTTCGCAGGCCCGAGTGCCTTCGAATACCCGTACGCCGCCACCATGGCAGCAGGCGCCTTAGTCACCGTGCCTCTGATCCTGATGGTGCTCGCCTTCCAGCGCCGCATCGTTTCCGGGCTGACCGCCGGTGGAGTGAAAGGATAA
- a CDS encoding carbohydrate ABC transporter permease, which translates to MLTKAQSTKRAALLLAPALVVLAVVIGYPVLRAIYLSFQADRHLDPDTGLFVEGGFAGFDHYLYWLTQRCITPSGDVGTCPPGTLATDFWPAVRNTVFFTITTVTLETILGMIMALIMAGNYKGRGLVRAAVLIPWAIPTAVTAKLWQFMFAPQGVVNSILGTNIMWTTDPWAARFAVVIADVWKTAPFMALLILAGLQMIPKETYEAARVDNASRWQQFWLITFPLVRPALMVAVLFRTLDALRMYDLPVIMISASANSPTAVVSQLVVQDMRQGNFNSASAMSTLIFLFVFAVAFLLIRFLGADVSGKGQQRKDEREARRRQARHERARKAAHETAHETDVQATPNQTTKETRV; encoded by the coding sequence ATGCTCACTAAAGCTCAAAGCACCAAGCGCGCAGCCCTCCTGTTGGCGCCTGCCCTAGTGGTGCTTGCCGTTGTGATCGGCTACCCGGTCCTGCGCGCGATCTATTTGTCCTTCCAGGCAGACAGGCACCTCGACCCCGACACCGGGCTTTTCGTCGAGGGCGGGTTTGCTGGCTTCGACCACTACCTGTACTGGCTGACTCAACGGTGCATTACACCTTCCGGCGACGTTGGCACATGCCCGCCCGGAACATTGGCGACCGATTTTTGGCCAGCAGTACGCAACACCGTCTTCTTCACCATTACCACCGTCACTCTCGAAACGATTCTGGGCATGATCATGGCACTGATCATGGCCGGCAACTACAAAGGTCGTGGCCTTGTTCGCGCCGCCGTGCTGATCCCCTGGGCCATCCCCACCGCGGTAACCGCGAAGCTATGGCAGTTCATGTTCGCCCCACAAGGTGTGGTCAACTCGATCTTAGGCACCAACATCATGTGGACCACCGACCCGTGGGCCGCCCGGTTTGCCGTGGTCATCGCCGACGTGTGGAAAACAGCCCCCTTCATGGCACTGCTCATCCTCGCCGGACTGCAAATGATCCCGAAAGAGACCTACGAAGCCGCACGCGTGGATAACGCCAGCCGCTGGCAACAATTCTGGCTGATCACCTTCCCACTGGTACGCCCAGCACTGATGGTCGCAGTTCTCTTCCGCACACTCGATGCGCTACGCATGTACGACCTGCCGGTGATCATGATCTCCGCCTCCGCCAACTCGCCGACCGCCGTGGTCAGCCAGCTGGTAGTCCAAGACATGCGCCAGGGCAACTTCAACTCAGCGTCCGCCATGTCCACCTTGATTTTCCTGTTCGTTTTCGCCGTCGCGTTCCTACTGATCCGGTTCCTCGGTGCAGACGTCTCCGGCAAAGGGCAACAGCGCAAAGACGAGCGGGAGGCCCGGCGTCGACAAGCGCGACACGAACGCGCACGCAAAGCCGCACACGAAACCGCACACGAAACCGACGTCCAGGCAACCCCCAACCAGACCACCAAGGAGACACGGGTATGA
- a CDS encoding UDP-N-acetylmuramate dehydrogenase, producing MRDDDFTFAQATTLHVGGTPVAAVRAETSEALAAAVQLLDEHCVDLLVVGGGSNLVVADGQLDLVAVVAANDAVTIHPDGVVNAEAGVVWDELVAATVEEKLAGIEVLSGIPGSVGAVPVQNVGAYGAEIADVLRRVKLYNRETCEVEWVDAAALELSYRFSNLKFTNRAVVLEVELQLDPTGVSIPLRHMDNRQVPVAEARESVLEQRRGKGMVLDPGDHDTWSAGSFFTNPIVEKRLADEIEAKVGEESMPRFPQDDGREKLSAAWLIERAGFARGYPGEGAPVRLSTKHTLAITNRGQAKAADVRALARQVRAGVEEAFGVRLVPEPVWVRMDIG from the coding sequence ATGCGTGACGACGATTTCACTTTCGCGCAGGCCACCACGTTGCATGTGGGTGGTACTCCGGTGGCTGCGGTGCGTGCGGAAACCAGTGAGGCGTTGGCTGCGGCGGTGCAGCTTCTCGACGAGCACTGCGTTGATCTGTTGGTTGTGGGCGGTGGCTCAAACCTTGTGGTGGCTGATGGGCAGCTGGATCTTGTTGCGGTGGTCGCGGCCAATGATGCTGTGACGATCCACCCGGACGGCGTGGTGAATGCGGAGGCCGGCGTGGTGTGGGATGAGCTGGTGGCGGCCACGGTGGAGGAAAAGCTGGCCGGTATCGAGGTTTTGAGTGGTATTCCTGGTTCGGTGGGTGCGGTGCCGGTGCAGAACGTGGGCGCGTACGGGGCGGAGATTGCTGATGTGTTGCGCCGCGTGAAGCTGTATAACCGTGAAACCTGCGAGGTGGAGTGGGTTGATGCTGCAGCACTGGAGCTGTCTTACCGCTTTTCTAACTTGAAGTTCACTAACCGTGCGGTGGTGTTGGAAGTGGAGTTGCAGCTTGACCCTACTGGTGTTTCGATTCCGCTGCGTCACATGGACAACCGCCAGGTGCCGGTAGCTGAAGCCCGCGAGTCTGTGTTGGAGCAGCGCCGGGGCAAGGGGATGGTGTTGGATCCGGGAGATCACGACACGTGGAGTGCTGGCTCGTTTTTTACGAATCCGATCGTCGAGAAGCGGCTGGCAGACGAGATTGAGGCGAAAGTCGGTGAGGAGAGCATGCCTCGTTTCCCGCAGGATGATGGCCGCGAGAAGTTGTCCGCTGCGTGGCTGATCGAACGCGCCGGTTTCGCTCGCGGTTATCCGGGTGAGGGTGCGCCGGTGCGCTTATCGACGAAGCACACCTTGGCTATCACCAACCGGGGCCAGGCGAAGGCTGCTGATGTTCGGGCGTTGGCCCGCCAGGTGCGTGCCGGGGTGGAGGAGGCGTTTGGGGTGCGCCTGGTGCCGGAGCCGGTGTGGGTCCGAATGGATATTGGGTAG
- a CDS encoding DUF2505 domain-containing protein — translation MANRSENTVTINHPAQKVHEAYTNADYWAYIAENLSPEPGELNDFSNNSATLFEVLPLDVLPEAVRAMVSQALKLKRVVTVGELNGESADLSYTGDVKGTPVDMKGDIKLTGDGDVTTLAYDNEVTVDIPFMGPAIEPKVGEALAEIFTNEGKLTETWISENL, via the coding sequence ATGGCAAACCGTAGCGAAAACACCGTAACTATTAACCACCCAGCGCAGAAGGTCCACGAGGCGTACACCAACGCTGACTACTGGGCCTACATCGCTGAGAATCTGTCACCTGAACCGGGCGAGCTGAATGACTTTAGCAACAACTCCGCCACCCTCTTCGAGGTCCTGCCGCTAGACGTCCTGCCTGAGGCAGTGCGCGCCATGGTCTCCCAGGCACTGAAACTCAAGCGCGTGGTCACCGTCGGCGAGCTCAACGGCGAAAGCGCAGACCTGTCCTACACCGGCGATGTCAAGGGCACTCCTGTGGACATGAAGGGTGACATCAAGCTCACCGGCGACGGCGACGTGACCACCCTGGCCTACGACAATGAGGTGACCGTGGACATTCCGTTCATGGGCCCAGCTATCGAGCCAAAAGTTGGCGAAGCGCTGGCTGAGATCTTCACCAACGAAGGCAAGCTCACCGAGACCTGGATCTCCGAAAACCTCTAA
- a CDS encoding MFS transporter — translation MSNSPPNALPPRTLSVRALVVASLALFVDNLVIGLAVPVLPLLPAVVEAGPAMTGVLFASYAIALVLAALLSGRLVDRVGPKTPLLIGMVGLAAATLIFAIGEPYWLLLVARFAQGVAGGMSWVAGLALIAATTSFDKRGMAMGIAISTITLGVLIGPPVAGFMVEEFGTASPFILAACVAILDGILRITLVRNVPRTTDDTGGPLTVLRVPGSWSIIIAIAIGAAVIAALEPVLPVHLDASPLLIGLLFALAALVGVIANPIVGAMVSRVSPRLLIGLGIASVVASLLLVGWSTPIWLIAVGMGLLGAAAAFLQAPATALISVQGFRSQPPTLGGSYALYTLAYAVGLAVGPLLAGFGVEQLGFAGAMTVTAALLAVVGVISLGRLPGMPTGQRQMPTPQPRLKLDPRCRYAESRIPGTCESPAGLSARG, via the coding sequence GTGAGCAACTCCCCGCCAAACGCCCTTCCCCCTAGAACGCTGTCGGTCAGGGCGCTCGTTGTAGCCTCACTCGCATTATTCGTTGATAACCTCGTCATTGGCTTGGCGGTCCCTGTCCTTCCCCTACTGCCCGCAGTCGTCGAAGCGGGACCAGCCATGACGGGTGTCCTGTTCGCCTCGTACGCCATTGCACTTGTCCTTGCCGCATTACTAAGCGGCCGCCTAGTTGATCGGGTAGGCCCGAAAACCCCCTTGCTCATCGGCATGGTCGGACTGGCAGCAGCAACTCTCATTTTCGCGATCGGAGAGCCTTACTGGCTGCTCCTAGTGGCTAGATTTGCCCAAGGCGTTGCTGGCGGAATGTCTTGGGTCGCCGGACTCGCACTAATCGCTGCCACCACCAGCTTTGATAAGCGCGGAATGGCAATGGGCATTGCTATATCCACAATTACGCTCGGCGTCCTCATCGGCCCCCCTGTTGCTGGCTTCATGGTCGAAGAGTTTGGAACAGCCTCCCCGTTTATCCTCGCAGCCTGTGTGGCAATTCTGGACGGCATCCTTCGAATCACCCTAGTTCGCAACGTCCCACGTACCACTGACGACACCGGCGGTCCCTTGACGGTGCTTCGAGTGCCAGGCTCCTGGTCCATAATTATTGCCATAGCAATAGGGGCAGCCGTGATAGCCGCTCTTGAACCGGTACTGCCCGTGCATCTAGATGCAAGTCCGCTGCTTATCGGCCTACTATTCGCCCTAGCTGCGCTTGTCGGAGTTATTGCCAACCCGATCGTAGGGGCGATGGTTTCACGTGTTTCCCCCCGCCTACTTATCGGTCTCGGCATTGCCTCAGTAGTGGCCTCGCTGCTGCTGGTTGGGTGGTCTACACCGATCTGGCTGATTGCGGTCGGAATGGGCTTGCTTGGGGCTGCGGCAGCGTTCCTTCAGGCCCCGGCAACAGCCCTAATAAGTGTTCAAGGCTTCCGCTCTCAGCCTCCTACCCTCGGTGGATCATACGCACTCTACACGCTTGCGTACGCGGTCGGACTCGCAGTCGGCCCTCTCCTAGCGGGATTCGGTGTTGAGCAGCTCGGGTTCGCTGGCGCAATGACCGTGACGGCAGCCCTGCTTGCAGTCGTTGGTGTCATCTCCTTGGGTCGCCTGCCAGGAATGCCGACTGGCCAGCGTCAGATGCCTACGCCTCAGCCCCGACTCAAGCTTGACCCAAGGTGCCGATACGCAGAGAGCCGCATCCCGGGAACTTGCGAAAGCCCTGCTGGTCTTTCGGCTCGGGGATGA
- a CDS encoding TetR/AcrR family transcriptional regulator — translation MKRTAEDAWKTKQAILEASLGAFAEHGWRGATFEVIARAAGVSRGALNHHFASKFALLSEALQYGWSKFGDRLFAEDTTSDSATENLRVLLRRYIQWLQGDPKFRALVITTVIVAPQASSSDNAEKSDALASWKRQIENSLNAEEDLPVPRDLVARNVVVFLQGLAVTAITNPGDLPARSSLDSDIDYLVHGFLGTGFGSE, via the coding sequence ATGAAGCGAACGGCCGAGGACGCGTGGAAGACGAAGCAAGCGATCCTGGAGGCTTCGCTAGGCGCGTTCGCGGAGCATGGTTGGCGAGGGGCGACATTTGAGGTCATCGCACGTGCAGCCGGAGTATCGCGCGGGGCGCTGAATCATCACTTTGCCTCCAAATTCGCGTTGCTCTCTGAAGCGCTCCAGTACGGCTGGTCAAAGTTCGGAGACAGACTCTTCGCTGAGGACACCACCTCGGACAGCGCGACCGAGAACCTGCGGGTCTTGCTACGACGCTACATTCAGTGGCTCCAGGGCGATCCGAAGTTCCGTGCCCTCGTGATCACAACGGTGATCGTGGCACCGCAGGCATCAAGCAGTGACAACGCCGAGAAGAGCGACGCCCTAGCTTCCTGGAAAAGGCAGATCGAGAACAGTCTAAATGCTGAGGAAGATCTCCCAGTACCTCGAGACCTCGTCGCTCGAAACGTGGTGGTGTTCCTTCAGGGCCTAGCCGTCACTGCCATCACAAACCCCGGCGATCTTCCGGCAAGGTCTTCGCTCGACTCCGACATTGACTATCTGGTTCATGGCTTCCTAGGTACGGGATTCGGTTCCGAGTAG
- a CDS encoding helix-turn-helix domain-containing protein, which produces MLALAYYADERHSCFPGQGKIAARTRCSKRSVVSYLKELEEIGLISIYVGLTTMELAVSDGRRTGMFCTLIKSFLS; this is translated from the coding sequence ATGCTAGCACTCGCTTATTATGCGGATGAGCGCCACTCTTGCTTTCCAGGCCAGGGCAAGATCGCTGCTCGTACCCGGTGTTCGAAGCGCTCGGTGGTCTCGTACCTGAAAGAACTCGAGGAGATAGGTCTAATCTCGATTTACGTCGGACTTACAACAATGGAACTGGCAGTATCCGACGGACGTCGAACCGGTATGTTCTGCACCTTGATCAAGTCTTTCCTCTCGTAG